A DNA window from Schistocerca americana isolate TAMUIC-IGC-003095 chromosome 4, iqSchAmer2.1, whole genome shotgun sequence contains the following coding sequences:
- the LOC124613379 gene encoding uncharacterized protein LOC124613379, translating into MVVKGREIVDMMQRRKIKALCVQETRWKGNKAKISAEGYKLLYSSASPESRNGVGVILHRELQEEVCEVSRVRTMYVKMMFGREMVTVLTAYALQVGCSEDEKEKFWRDLDGVMVGIPENETVIVRGDLNGHVDGRKGGEERWHGGWGYGERNEEGRKIVDLQWLLI; encoded by the coding sequence ATGGTGGTAAAGGGAAGAGAGATAGTAGACATGATGCAGAGGAGGAAGATAAAGGCTTTGTGTGTGCAAGAGACAAGGTGGAAGGGCAATAAGGCAAAGATCTCAGCGGAAGGCTATAAGCTGCTTTATAGTAGTGCAAGCCCGGAATCAAGAAATGGAGTTGGGGTTATTTTGCACAGAGAGCTTCAAGAAGAAGTATGTGAAGTCAGCAGAGTAAGGACCATGTATGTTAAGATGATGTTTGGCAGAGAAATGGTAACAGTGCTGACAGCCTATGCACTCCAAGTGGGATGTTcagaggatgagaaggaaaaattttGGAGAGATTTGGATGGAGTAATGGTCGGAATACCAGAGAATGAAACAGTGATAGTCAGAGGGGATCTAAATGGTCATGTTGACGGAAGGAAAGGTGGGGAAGAGAGGTGGCACGGAGGATGGGGGTATGGCGAGAGAAATGAGGAAGGAAGAAAGATAGTGGATTTGCAGTGGCTTTTGATATAA
- the LOC124613378 gene encoding sialic acid synthase, translating into MSGSAEDGQAYKSAKKEAKAKAESVREAYVQLQKNQDMRQLIQIGKSRDKASKDLMAVKQMKDETGIILHDHGKIIQRYASCDVHNAFSFLLAMAADIDIAYGKKVGTNEPCFIIAEIGQNHQGDIGIAKKLISCAKKSGADCVKFQKSCLSEKFNAEALNRPYENENSWGKTYGEHKRFLEFNQEQFRELQRYAEEEVGIMFSASAMDMVSVDMLDSLNVPFIKIGSGDANNFPLLRYAAFKKRPMFISTGMTNMEIVKKIYHCVRPIFSKFCLLHCVSSYPTKPEEVNLRVITTFKQEFPDIHIGYSGHEVGIAISIAAVAMGSKVLERHITLNKSWKGSDHKCSLTPEEFTEMVTNIRIVEQALGNPQKKIQPSELLCYNKLGKTLVAGQDLKLGSLLTQHDIKIKVAEPKGIKAEDMEHVLGKKLIRDIKRDESICLTDLTEIQSPSDLTVTQPES; encoded by the exons ATGTCCGGAAGTGCTGAGGATGGGCAGGCatacaaaagtgcaaagaaggaggctaaagctaaagctgaatcagtaagggaggcatacgtacaactacagaaaaatcaggatatgagacaactgatacagataggcaaatcaagagataaagcttctaaggatctaatggcagtaaaacaaatgaaagatgaaacaggaATAATTCTGCATGACCATGGAAAAATAATCCAAAG ATATGCATCATGTGATGTTCATAATGCCTTCTCTTTTCTCCTAGCAATGGCTGCAGATATTGATATAGCTTATGGAAAAAAAGTGGGAACTAATGAACCATGCTTCATTATTGCCGAAATCGGTCAGAACCATCAAGGTGATATTGGAATAGCTAAGAAACTAATCAGTTGTGCAAAG aaaAGTGGAGCTGACTGTGTGAAATTCCAAAAATCTTGCTTATCCGAAAAATTTAATGCTGAAGCTCTTAATCGGCCTTATGAAAATGAGAACTCTTGGGGTAAAACATATGGTGAACATAAAAGATTTTTGGAATTTAATCAGGAGCAGTTTAGAGAGTTGCAGCGATATGCTGAAGAAGAAGTTGGAATAATGTTTTCGGCATCAGCAATGGATATG GTATCAGTTGATATGCTTGACTCTCTGAATGTCCCATTTATAAAAATTGGTTCTGGCGATGCAAACAATTTTCCCTTGTTGAGATATGCAGCATTTAAGAAACGGCCGATGTTCATATCTACAG gtaTGACAAACATGGAAATAGTGAAAAAGATATATCACTGTGTTCGACCTATCTTTAGTAAATTTTGTTTATtgcactgtgtttcatcgtatccTACAAAGCCCGAGGAAGTCAACTTGAGAGTTATCACTACATTCAAACAGGAATTTCCTGATATACATATTGGATATTCTGGACATGAAGTTGGGATAGCAATTTCAATAGCTGCTGTTGCTATGGGATCCAAG GTGCTAGAGCGGCACATAACGCTCAACAAGAGTTGGAAAGGAAGTGATCACAAATGTTCGTTAACACCAGAGGAATTTACAGAAATGGTAACAAATATAAGAATTGTGGAACAAGCACTAGGTAATCCCCAAAAGAAGATTCAGCCCAGTGAATTACTGTGCTATAACAAGCTAGGTAAAACATTGGTAGCTGGACAAGATTTGAAGCTGGGGTCTTTACTGACACAACATGATATTAAAATTAAAGTAGCAGAACCCAAAGGGATAAAGGCTGAAGACATGGAACATGTTCTTGGGAAAAAATTAATCAGAGACATTAAGAGAGATGAAAGCATATGTTTAACAGATCTGACTGAAATCCAAAGTCCATCAGATTTAACTGTTACACAACCAGAAAGTTAA